A stretch of Lysinibacillus agricola DNA encodes these proteins:
- a CDS encoding methyl-accepting chemotaxis protein: protein MNSTENLAAISEQTNAAFQELHIHCTEMVETVNAGKELSALAEERAENGKFQISKQNSNMKKVHKAVKIISNDIKELLKITKEVQGIIDIVTKIADQTNLLSLNAAIEAARAGEHGRGFAVVADEVKKLSEVTKKSVSNVAHLILSTVSNVEKLSASLDMINESVHDEHQIMKQTDICFEQILQSMKETQENNEHSQEEINVFANVVNELGKAFEEVALSADRLASFANELNNG, encoded by the coding sequence AGAACAAACGAATGCAGCATTTCAAGAATTACATATTCATTGCACAGAAATGGTGGAAACCGTAAATGCTGGAAAAGAGTTATCTGCTTTAGCGGAGGAGAGAGCAGAAAATGGGAAATTTCAAATAAGTAAACAGAATAGTAATATGAAGAAGGTTCATAAGGCAGTCAAAATAATTTCCAATGATATAAAAGAGTTATTAAAAATAACAAAGGAAGTTCAAGGCATTATTGATATTGTAACGAAAATAGCTGATCAAACTAATTTATTATCTTTAAACGCAGCAATTGAAGCAGCAAGGGCCGGCGAACATGGAAGAGGATTTGCAGTTGTAGCAGACGAAGTTAAAAAATTATCAGAAGTAACGAAAAAATCAGTCTCAAATGTAGCTCATTTAATTTTATCCACAGTGTCTAATGTGGAAAAGTTATCAGCTTCACTTGACATGATTAATGAATCTGTTCATGACGAACATCAAATTATGAAACAAACAGACATATGTTTTGAGCAAATTTTACAATCTATGAAAGAAACCCAAGAAAATAATGAACATTCACAAGAAGAGATTAATGTTTTTGCTAACGTTGTCAATGAATTAGGTAAAGCATTTGAAGAAGTTGCATTGTCGGCTGACCGACTTGCTAGTTTTGCTAATGAATTAAACAATGGATAA
- a CDS encoding HD domain-containing phosphohydrolase, protein MCKKIPKELTYYLKLGDAVVIVDENQLIIDVNQQYETITGYKREVLIGLPVESLKSSVTPFVMYKPLKSTLKKGQPWSGTMVHVNKSLELRYSFITITPIEIKGIIYYVGVMRLAEQLLIDEVNQKKIEHKELFQLLALSSEMRDVNIAEHLLNVQNLVEELLLSLFEDRTYNLSLEYVSKIIEYSVLHDIGKSGIPESILYKTGPLTIYEKKIIKMHPLMGIDVLNKLSNEMNNKIFDDKKIAENIIKYHHENWDGTGYPMGLKGEEIPFEARVISIVDVYDALVSDRAYKKAWTKEEALSYLKEQKAIKFDPHLVEVFIEKVIQKDSIFL, encoded by the coding sequence ATGTGTAAAAAAATACCGAAGGAATTAACATACTATTTAAAATTAGGTGATGCTGTTGTAATCGTTGATGAAAATCAATTAATTATCGATGTTAATCAACAATACGAAACGATCACCGGCTATAAAAGAGAAGTTCTTATTGGACTACCAGTAGAGAGTTTAAAATCGAGTGTAACGCCGTTTGTTATGTATAAACCGTTAAAAAGTACATTAAAAAAAGGACAGCCATGGTCTGGGACAATGGTTCATGTCAACAAATCATTAGAGCTAAGATATTCATTTATAACGATTACGCCAATTGAAATAAAAGGAATTATTTATTATGTAGGAGTTATGCGCTTAGCAGAACAACTATTGATAGATGAAGTGAATCAGAAGAAAATAGAGCACAAGGAGCTATTTCAGTTGTTAGCTCTATCAAGTGAAATGCGCGATGTAAATATAGCAGAACATCTTTTGAATGTGCAAAATTTAGTAGAGGAATTGTTGCTAAGCCTCTTTGAAGATAGAACTTATAATTTATCGTTAGAGTATGTTAGTAAAATTATAGAATATAGTGTTTTACATGACATTGGAAAATCGGGAATACCAGAATCAATCCTGTATAAAACTGGACCACTAACAATCTATGAAAAAAAAATTATAAAGATGCATCCTCTTATGGGGATAGATGTATTGAACAAACTATCTAATGAAATGAATAATAAAATTTTTGATGACAAAAAAATAGCTGAAAATATTATTAAATATCATCATGAGAACTGGGATGGAACAGGATATCCAATGGGGTTAAAAGGAGAAGAAATTCCTTTTGAAGCGAGAGTAATATCTATAGTAGATGTTTACGACGCCTTAGTTAGTGATAGAGCTTATAAAAAAGCTTGGACAAAAGAAGAAGCTCTTTCTTATTTAAAAGAACAGAAGGCTATTAAGTTTGACCCTCATTTAGTAGAAGTGTTTATCGAAAAAGTTATTCAGAAAGATAGTATTTTTCTATAA
- a CDS encoding sce7726 family protein, whose amino-acid sequence MMKVDEKEMRNALINRLNDYKECYIYEEFTVPSGKARADVVAVNGHVIAYEIKSDYDSLKRLKTQILEYDLNFEMNYIVTGKNCCKMQNKSYQIIGVLY is encoded by the coding sequence ATGATGAAAGTTGATGAAAAGGAAATGCGAAATGCACTTATAAATCGTTTAAATGATTATAAAGAGTGCTATATATATGAGGAATTCACTGTACCCTCTGGAAAAGCTAGGGCGGATGTAGTAGCAGTAAATGGTCATGTTATTGCATATGAAATAAAGAGCGATTACGACTCATTAAAACGCTTAAAGACACAAATTCTAGAATATGATTTAAACTTTGAGATGAATTATATTGTTACTGGAAAAAATTGTTGCAAGATGCAGAACAAATCATACCAAATTATTGGGGTATTATATTAA
- a CDS encoding nitroreductase family protein: MTTTTPVKQIMHERKSVRKYNANTTISRETIMQLLQNATSSPSSSNMQPWRFIVIDDKEIQKNINIFSFNQEQIETASAIIAVIGDTEMYLNSEEIYAENVELGYMPEEIANKLAQDSLGMYGALPKEALLNIVHFDAGLISMQIMLLAKEMGYDTVAMGGFDKSKFAEYMELPTNEVPILLLAIGEAAGPAYGSSRLPIERLVRFNK; this comes from the coding sequence ATGACAACAACTACACCAGTAAAACAAATTATGCACGAGCGTAAATCGGTTCGTAAATACAATGCTAACACAACGATTTCTCGTGAAACGATTATGCAACTGTTACAAAATGCAACTTCATCCCCATCTTCAAGTAATATGCAACCATGGCGCTTTATCGTCATCGATGATAAAGAAATCCAAAAAAACATTAATATTTTTTCATTTAATCAAGAACAAATCGAAACAGCATCTGCCATTATCGCTGTCATTGGAGATACAGAAATGTATCTAAATTCAGAGGAAATTTATGCAGAAAATGTTGAGCTAGGCTATATGCCTGAAGAAATTGCAAATAAGCTTGCCCAGGATTCTCTAGGAATGTATGGTGCGCTTCCAAAAGAGGCACTACTAAATATCGTTCACTTTGACGCAGGTTTAATTTCAATGCAAATTATGCTATTAGCGAAGGAAATGGGCTATGATACAGTCGCAATGGGCGGCTTCGACAAATCAAAATTTGCTGAATATATGGAATTACCAACGAACGAAGTACCTATTTTATTATTAGCGATTGGCGAGGCAGCTGGACCAGCTTATGGTTCTTCACGTCTTCCAATTGAGCGCCTTGTACGCTTCAATAAATAA
- a CDS encoding Ohr family peroxiredoxin: MKELYTTTMINNGGRNGKSYAEDQSLSLNIAPPGSKLEDVTNPEQLFAAGYSACFNSALDLIKRQKKIQGASTIKATVKLMEQAAFDYVLAVDIEGHIEGLSIEEAQQLLEFTHTVCPYSKATMGNINVTIKAV, translated from the coding sequence ATGAAAGAATTATATACAACAACAATGATTAATAACGGTGGTCGTAATGGTAAATCGTATGCAGAGGATCAATCGTTATCATTAAATATTGCACCACCTGGCTCGAAATTAGAGGATGTTACAAACCCCGAACAACTATTTGCAGCAGGTTATAGCGCTTGCTTTAATAGCGCTTTAGATTTAATTAAACGTCAAAAGAAAATTCAAGGGGCATCAACAATTAAAGCAACGGTTAAACTAATGGAGCAAGCTGCATTTGACTACGTGCTTGCTGTTGACATTGAAGGACATATTGAAGGCTTATCAATTGAAGAAGCACAACAATTATTAGAGTTTACACATACCGTTTGTCCATACTCAAAAGCGACAATGGGCAATATCAACGTAACAATTAAAGCAGTTTAA